In the Euphorbia lathyris chromosome 5, ddEupLath1.1, whole genome shotgun sequence genome, one interval contains:
- the LOC136230354 gene encoding piriformospora indica-insensitive protein 2 produces MASAATFLSLFLLFLSSSIPISHQQPPLNSAEQDSLYQVLSSINSDIPWRTLYPDDLCLSAPHGVVCDYFIDQQQPNSSNISDSDLIIAHITELSFGYVSDYTPNAPCSSNSTLHPLLFTSFKYLRKLFFYKCFNETSVSFSNFSSSSFADSVEELVFVENPALVVPLSGIIGNFTNLRRLILTGNGVYGNIPIQIGDLLSLEEITLSRNRLTGGIPVSVAKLKNLKVVDLSQNLFDGNLPDSLGNLNKILKLDLSHNGFSGRIPESLINLNSLEFLDLSFNRFGNFGIPSFLGEISSLKEVYMSGNLLGGHIPEKWGKLGGISAIGFSNMGLIGKIPSSMGVYLRNLSYLRLDNNSLEGEVPKELGFLELANEINLENNNLSGKIPFTVRVGQKLKVKGNSKLCKDHGKNEGNMDSPVLFKEGNLVSSISPVEALWSFSLYGFMMMLGFFAFVV; encoded by the coding sequence ATGGCCTCCGCCGCCACTTTCCTCTCCCTTTTCCTCCTCTTCCTCTCATCTTCCATTCCCATTTCACATCAGCAACCTCCTCTCAACTCCGCCGAGCAAGATTCACTCTATCAAGTTCTTTCCTCCATCAATTCCGATATCCCTTGGCGCACTCTTTACCCCGATGACTTATGCCTCTCAGCTCCTCACGGCGTTGTCTGTGACTATTTCATTGATCAACAACAACCTAATTCCTCAAACATCTCCGACTCCGATCTTATAATCGCGCACATTACAGAGCTCAGCTTCGGGTATGTTTCTGATTACACACCAAACGCTCCTTGTTCTTCGAATTCCACTCTTCATCCTCTTCTTTTTACTTCCTTTAAGTATCTCCGGAAGCTCTTCTTCTACAAGTGTTTCAACGAAACGTCTGTTTCGTTCTCTAATTTTTCTTCCTCGAGTTTTGCTGATAGTGTCGAGGAGCTTGTGTTTGTTGAAAATCCAGCTTTGGTTGTGCCTCTCAGTGGCATTATTGGTAATTTTACGAATTTGAGGAGGTTAATTTTGACCGGAAACGGTGTTTATGGAAATATTCCGATTCAGATTGGTGATTTGCTCAGCCTAGAGGAGATTACACTTTCAAGAAACCGGTTAACCGGTGGGATTCCGGTGAGTGTAGCAAAGTTGAAGAACCTGAAAGTTGTTGATTTGAGTCAGAATCTCTTCGACGGTAATCTTCCTGACTCTTTAGGTAATTTAAACAAGATTTTGAAGCTTGATTTGAGCCATAATGGATTTTCGGGTAGAATTCCAGAGAGTTTAATTAACTTAAATAGCTTGGAGTTTTTAGATTTGAGTTTCAACCGCTTTGGGAATTTTGGGATCCCCTCGTTTCTAGGAGAAATATCCAGCTTAAAAGAAGTGTATATGAGTGGAAATCTACTAGGAGGGCATATTCCAGAAAAATGGGGAAAACTTGGGGGTATATCTGCAATAGGATTTTCCAACATGGGTCTAATTGGTAAAATCCCATCTTCAATGGGGGTATATCTGAGAAATTTATCTTATCTAAGGCTTGATAACAACAGCCTTGAAGGGGAAGTGCCAAAAGAGTTAGGGTTTTTGGAGTTAGCCAATGAGATCAATTTGGAGAACAACAATTTAAGTGGTAAAATTCCATTTACTGTTAGGGTTGGTCAAAAGTTGAAAGTAAAAGGTAATTCAAAGCTGTGCAAAGATCATGGTAAAAATGAGGGGAATATGGACTCTCCTGTCCTTTTCAAAGAGGGTAATTTAGTTTCTTCAATATCACCAGTTGAGGCTTTATGGTCATTTTCTTTATATGGGTTTATGATGATGTTAGGGTTTTTTGCTTTTGTAGTTTGA